A region of the Perognathus longimembris pacificus isolate PPM17 chromosome 7, ASM2315922v1, whole genome shotgun sequence genome:
TTTACGCATTTGCTCTAGTTGCAGTGTGTATAATGAAGGGGAGCTGTAAGAGCTAGGGAGCTGATGAGAAAGGAGTTGAGATGGTTTGGTAAGCTGTCACTGATGAGTCCTCCCAAGGATAACTGAGAAGGAAGTGATACACAGAATTGATCATTTCTTGGGTGGTCTGGTGAATAGCTGAGTCTATtttctcctcattttctttttgttgttgttgttgtttgtttgttttgccacttctgggacttggactcagggcctgagcactgtccctagcttctttttgctcaaggctagcactctgccacttgagccacagcgccacctctggccgctttctatatatgtggtgctcggtaatcaaacccagggcttcatgtaaaggtTTCTCCTCATTTTCTACCAGATAATCTGACCAGACACCTAACTTTCTTCTTAAATAATGAAAAGTCTCTTCatgttttaatattctttttattagCCTATGAAATGGGTAGGTATGATTTGAGGTTACCTCTTATAAAGGAATTTCTTGTGTGTTTTCAGGTCCTACCAAACATTTTCCTGTGGTCACTGTCAACCATATTTTGAAAGACGTGCTGACTAACTATCTCCAAGAAGAAAACTATGAACCAGAGCTCTGCAGACAGATGACTAAAACTATTGCTGAggtacatgtatgtacatgtgtgattTGCCCAAAGTGTTAGCCAAAACTACAATATTTACTAAAAGCACAATCCCTAGACTACTTGTTTTTCTATTATTTGTTAAATGATGgttatattttgtaaaaaaaaaaaatttagggcaTATGCCTTATATGTGGTATATAACAAAGCATTGTCTAAAACAATCATTATTTACATCATTTATACTTTGTTTCCAATGTATACAAAACTTCCTAATTCTAAAAAATGTTCATGTAAAGgataagatttttttattcttgattttctCTCCACCATGGACATTTTGTTGGGTGCCATCAactaaatttctattttcatcaaTTAATGTGCTATCACTTTATTgcaatttacttttgtttttgtaataaatCCTTTAAAAACATTCATTATTAGTCATATTACAAGAATCTGCAGAATATGAACAAGAACAGGATAACTCTAATAAAAATTCTTTGAGAGAAAATCATTTCTAGATATGTTCAAAGAATATAATAATACATTAAATTCTGTACTGTAAGCTTGGTGCTGAtggctgtaattctaactactcagaagagtaagatctgaggattgagatacaaaaccagctcagggagacaaattcaagagactcttatctccagttaaacagcaagaagccagaagcagagctttggctcaagtgataggataccagccttgagcaaaatagctgggagacagtacccaagccttgaATTAAGTCCCTACTAGtagcgcgcacgtgcacacacatgcacacatgaatgcatgcgcgcatacacacacaaaaataataatataattatgtgCTCTGGGTTACAATTGTTTAATGTCCCTCAGAAAGTGTTGTTTATTCCTGGCTTTGCCATTTTGTCTCTGGTTGTCCTATTTCACAAGGGCAGTAATTAAAGGAAATTGTAGTTATAGTTCTGCAGCAATTACTGAAAGTACCTGTAATGTGCCATGCTATTTTCTTAAACTAAATCCACTGTATTTGTTAAAGAGTTCATTGAGTTTCAATGTGGCCAACCAaaaaccctttttttctttttataatttctaGGTTATTAAAGCCCGAGTCAAGGAATTAATGATTCCACGGTATAAGCTAGTTGTGATTATTCACATCGGACAACTGGATGGTCAGAGCTTACTTATTGGAAACAGATGTCTCTGGGATCCTAAAAGGGATACTGTTTCATCCTATGTTTTCAGAAATACTTCTCTCTTTGCTCTTGCAAATGTGTATGCAATTTATCTTGAGTGATTGAAAAGAACTACAGTTCTTATATTTTTAAGTCATGAAATGGGCTGTAACAATGTGCACAAAGATTTTACTGCCATAAACTTTAACAAAGAAACAAGACTAACATTTCAAATAACTGCAAGGCTTTGGACttatttgtaattcttttttaaatctttattgaaaaggtgatgggaggggggttacagttacatttgttgattacatttgtttttaaacaatgttactcctatccttcattttctcttgctgACCCCTCTCTACTCTCCTCACCCTCcgcccaagttgtaaggttgatatccaacctagtgCTAAGTGAGTATCATTATTGCATTAGTTAGTCCTTTGTCCTTtgactttctgtttctctttcctttcccttggtCAAATAATCTATGTACAAGAGACaaggtagaaaaaaattaagagagatgagagagaaaac
Encoded here:
- the Dynlt5 gene encoding dynein light chain Tctex-type 5, whose protein sequence is MESHEILSQNWLSTKILPSHLHKLLGLQNTMMTNPMKDIAAHSLKKSGSLSSLSSHEFRRKGIHGRIKDSVSTVSYMDEPSQREEVSRLTVQMENTYQLGPTKHFPVVTVNHILKDVLTNYLQEENYEPELCRQMTKTIAEVIKARVKELMIPRYKLVVIIHIGQLDGQSLLIGNRCLWDPKRDTVSSYVFRNTSLFALANVYAIYLE